A segment of the Brienomyrus brachyistius isolate T26 chromosome 13, BBRACH_0.4, whole genome shotgun sequence genome:
TATGTATTACACACTCATTAATTAAATTCACTTCTGGAATAATTAAAATATGACCTTTAATATTTGTATAAGTTTCACATCAATTGCTCtctaaaaacagtgcaaaatgaggatttcaaaaaaatattttgcatcATTATTTACAGCACTTAAGGTTAAAAAATTCACAAACTGCTTTATGCTGTCCAGCTATTAGATGTTTAAAAATAGATTTAAAAATGACTTTATAAACTGTTTAGTATTTAAGTATTTTTCCACACTGTGCGCATCCCATTATGTTAGTCCCAGATTACtaaaattataaaaatgttGTAACGGCGTAAGATAGtagataaaataattaatggtactgtagcattaaaataaatgtaaaaatagcATCACACATTTTTCAATGCGAATGTGGGAAAGCAAATTGAGTAGAACATACAAAGCTCACAAATTGGTCCAAAAGAACAAAAGACACGTCTTGGGGCCGTAGGACTGACAATCCACACCCCCAAGCCCAAGCGAGCAAGCCTTACGcaattataatataattatatatgaaaattaaacgTCAGAGCTGAGGCATTTAGCATATAATTCAACAATACAAATTGCCTTGAatctcttttttgtttttattcataCTACAAGATCATTCGGGGTCATcattaattatatttaacaaTAGCCTGGCACAAGGGCAAGAACTTGGCGGCAATATGGAAAGTGAAATTTCTCTCAGACAAGAGAGATATTTCTGAAAAGAGAAATCGTAATTGCGATGTCTGCACTATTGAATGTTTGTTACTTTAATACTGcccctattttttatttttacagtttaaACAACCGAATTACACAGTGACACGCAATGAATCGGAAACACGCTGAAGGCTAACGAAAGTCGTTAACAGTAACCAATGATCAGATGTATTTCAGTAGTACTACAGCCCTCCTATCTTCACTGAGCAGGAAAATTAAAGTTTAACATGACATTTCTTTTTCATCTCCTTACGCCAGCCTACTTCTAAATTATGACTAATGTCGATGCTTACAAATATAACAACCATTTTCATAAAATACGTACAAGTATATAAATTATGtatttcaaaatgttttttttactcaCCTGTTTTATGGCCGTGTTCATTATTTGCGACTCATAATATATTTGAACTTGCATCTTCATTATGTCTTGAAACTGCTCTTGTGCTGTTTAGTCATTGgtaattgatttttttgtgtTCTTCAAAACGGGGTTCtaataaaatgcatttatttttcaaGCATGTTTCCGTAAGAaccatattttattttttagacTGTAAACAACTACGCAAGGTGTTAAGCtggtaaaatatacattttctgtTACAGTTTCCATGCTAGACTTCTGTAACACTCTTAATAACACTAACTTTCATATATTTACACAATCACTGCTGTGCCACTCGGCAAGGAAGACTGAGTTGGATTATTTTATCAGTCGCGTGAGTCCGGATCTATACTTTTCTTTGGCAAACTATATTCCAGTTCTGCACAGTGCTAACAGCTTACATTCAGGTTGACAATCTGGAGTCATTATGACATAAAGGTTAAGCCTGTTTCTCATTCCAAGCTGACTCATTCCACCACGGTGACAAGAACAAGCTGATAGATGTCGAGATACTGAACTGGAGCGGAGCTGCTTCCACTGTTACAGTGATGATTTATTAATGGAGGAAAAAAGCAATGTGAAAGAGAACACATCCTAGAGAGTCCCACAGAAGAGGACACATCGTAGAGAGTTCCACAGAAAAGGTCACATCCTAGTGAGTCCCACAGAAGAGGACACATCCTAGAGAGTCCCACAGAAGAGGACACATCGTAGAGAGTCCCACAGAAGAGGACACATCCTAGTGAGTCCCACAGAAAAGGACACATCCTAGTGAGTCCCACAGAAAAGGACACATCCTAGAGAGTCCCACAGAAGAGGACACATCCTAGAGAGTCCCACAGAAGAGGACACATCGTAGAGAGTCCCACAGAAGAGGAAACATCCTAGTGAGTCCCACAGAAGAGGACACATCCTAGAGAGTCCCACAAAAGAGGTCACATCCTAGTGAGTCCCACAGAAGAGGACACAACCTAGAGAGTCCCACAGAAGAGGACACATCCTAGTGAGTCCCACAGAAAGGGACACATCCTAGAGAGTACCACAGAAGAGGACACATCCTAGAGAGTCCCACAGAAGAGGACACATCCTAGAGAGTCCCACAGAAGGGGACACATCCTAGGGAGTCCCACAGAAGGGGACACATCGTAGAGAGTCACACAGAAGAGGACACATCCTAGTGAGTCCCATAGAAAAGGTCACATCCTAGTGAGTCCCACAGAAGAGGACACATCCTAGAGAGTCCCACAGAAGGGGACACATCCCAGTGAGTCCAACAGAAAGGGACACATCCCAGTGAGTGCCACAGAAGAGGTCACATCCTAGTGAGTCCCACAGAAGAGGACACATCCTAAAGAATCCCACAGAAGAGGACACATCCTAGAGAGTCCCACAGAAGAGGACACATCCTAAAGAATCCCACAGAAGAGGACACATCCTAGAGAGTCCCACAGAAGAGGACACATCCTAAAGAATCCCACAGAAGAGGACACATCCTAGAGAGTCCCACAGAAGAAGACACATCCTAGAGAGTCCCACAGAAGAGATCATGTGCTAATGATTGTGAACAatattgttttttgtttaatttaatatgATAAATTTCGAATGTCAAGTATAAATTATATTttggaaattaaaaatattttgataacCCAAAATAACCCAAAGTATGTTGTTAAAATGCCATACCTTTTATGTGACTAAATCATTTATGGTTTTGAGTGTTTCCTAATCTTCggagatgttttttttccctctgctgCATACTTTCTCTTCAAAGCAGTGGTTAAACTAACATTTGGAAAAGCAGTGACTTTAGAAAGTAAACCTTTCCTCCAAGAGGAGTTTTTTAAGCTTTTGGAAACATCCATCAGATAAGGAATGTCACTCGTCCCCGGCTCCCACGCGACCACTTCGGCTACGTTAATCCCTGCTAATCATCACCGACTCCCAAGTGTTGCCCAGATAACATGAAAGTGCAGATGCTATCAGTTTAATTTGCTGGTAAGGAAATGCATTAGCAGTTATTCATATGTATTCCTTACACCTTTTTACCAAAATACCAAAGCTAAAGTAAAATACAGTGTTTATTGGCATTTGAAAGATAATTATGCACCAAATTAAGTGTTTGCACTGAGTCTGAAGAACGATTTGCAAAAACATGCACATGGACTTTGAGTTGGAACTGACTGACACAGATTTATAAGCCGGAGGTGCTTTAAGCTTATTATGGTTTGTATCTCAGCAAATTGCACTGTTGTCTCTCacctccagggtttggggttcaaatcccactttGCCCTGTATATGTGGGGTTCGTAACTTAGGTTAAGTGGTGTCTCTGATTTGCCTGTAGTATATGACTGtgtctctgcctcgtgcccatagcctccgggataggttccggaccccccgcgaaggataagcggtttgaaaaatggatggatggatatgactATGTGCATGTGGCCAATTATATTTCATTatggggaccagatttccccacaaAGTGATGAAAACCTGTTGTttttactttgtggggacatttttcttggtccccacaaggggaaagtcatttttatagaaattcatgaaaTTAAagactaaaaatgtcaaaaatctTGTAGTTTGTTTAGCTAagcctgggtaggggttaaggttgtcgtaACTAGGATTAgggtatagaaatgaatgaatgaagagtccagcacctaatctgtgtgtgtctgagagaatgtgccttgtgatggacaagCATCCTATCCTTCCTGCTTTGTGTTGTCTGGGAAAGGCTCCAAGACCCCAAAATAagcatttggaagatggatggatggatggatgaattaaaatcaaagtaatatttaaaaatggacTAGGTACTATCCTTTTCAGTGTTCAAAATATGAAATTaatctaaaaaaataaaaaaaaattcccctCTGAGACAGGAGGTAAATTGAATTCTTTGTCAAATGAAAACATTTGAAATAGGCATTGTCACTTGTTGACAGGTCTTGACTTTTCTGTCTTCTTACCAAAACATTTGCTCTGATTGGTGGCCCGGTCTACAAAGACTTTGGCAGAGATGACACTGCCGAACGGCAGGAACATCTGCGTGAGCTCGGCGTCTCCGAACTCCTGGGGCAGGTGGTAGATAAACAGGTTGCAGCCTTCTGGCCCTGGAACAGGGAAAAGGGGCTTTTATTGGGTGAACAACCAAGCACACGCAAAGTTTCCATGTGGACAAGCTGACAGTGCCAGTATCTCGGGGTGTATGACTGCTCTGAAATAACATCATCAAGGTCCACACCACTGTACATGAGGAAATTGATTAGCGAAATGCAACAAAACCTTGTCTTATTGCTTTATTATATGCAACTCTTAATTTCTGCATAAGTTGTACATTGATGCGCTTTAAACTGGCTGTTGTCTTTCCTGCCAACTAGATTACACATTACATAAGACAGGAACATTGCAATTATCACCTTTTTGTTTAGAGAGGCAGGGAACTTACCTTCCCTCTGCTGCTGGGGGATGATGGCTGGTTGCTGCGGAAACGCTTGGCTGATTGGCGCATAGGCAGCGGGGTAGGCTGCTGTTGCAAGGAAAAAGTGAAAAGAGAAGCTTAAATTTACCCCTCCCTATTTCACACTTGTTCCCaggttcacaaaaaaaaaacacaaccttATGTTTTTCTTACTCAAGCTAGAAAAACAAAAGCCTTACAGTGCAACCGAAACATGCCTCGCCTTGTTAGGCATTTTTTCAATGCAAGACATAAAAATTTGGTTACCGCGATGATTTATTAACATTAGTATTGATTGAGCTGAATTCATTTGATGTTGATGCGCCTTAAAAGAACACTGCCTGAATTTCCGATTTGTTCGATTTCTTACTCAAGCTATATCACTCCAATCGCAATTAGAAAGCCCACCTTCCGATCTGAGAAGGCTTAAGGGTGCCGGGTGGATTCAGGAGTGTTATTAAGCCTCGGTCACATGTCATGTCTCAGATTTACTTCTGCGGTGAAGAGCTAATGCTAGGTGAGCTGACTTGCCTGGTGTTTATCAGACtttacatgtgtgtgaagtgCGTTGGGCTACACAATGCGACTGAGTGGATTTCGAGACCTGCGTAATGCTGTACTCCTGCGTAGGCTTGCTGGAGGGGGTCAGCCACTGTAGGACTTTGTGCTGTGGAAAGTGCACAGGAAGCAGGGGTAAAAGAGcggagattaaaaaaaacaagaccTGCTTATAATCTTAGCGCGGATCAAGGTTTTATGAAAGGCACAAGAACTTCCTTAATAAAGGGCTGTGATCATTGCATGCGCCTAGCACGATCCGGGGATTACATCTCTACAGGAGGCAAAGCAAAATGTAGCTGCCTCACCAGGGTAGGGGTGGATGCCGTTACTGAATATGGGCTCTGATGTCGGCTGGCCATTGGTCTGTGGCGGCAGGGCGCTGAAGCCGTTGACCCCGATGGGAGTGGCTATGCTAGGCACGGCTGTGGCGTTGATGCCTGGTGGGGTGCTGGTGCCTAAAAAAAGAAAGGGTTGTACCATTAACACCAAGAGGGGagtttgggagggagcaaaaatgtggactgtctggcagggagctagctgggagcaaaaacactcTCTGGAGGTCTCCAACGACCGGgatgagaaacactgcaattgAAGACACGGGTCACGTTCTGTTGTTCTCCACGCCGTTAAATCGTAAGGTTTGTAACCCCACCAATGCCATACTTTGATAAAGCAATATAAATTTTTTCCCCTGTGAAAGGTATTTAAGTTGTAAATTGTACATTCATTACTTTAAAATGCCAACATTATATGGATGTAAAATGTACTATTCACAGACTGGTGGAGACATTTCATTTAATGAATGTGTCCTGAAGCAGTTAGTGCCCCGACAGATCGACAGCCACGTATCACAGGGATAGATACCGGGCAGCAGGCAAGGAGGAGGCCAGGTTCCATCTCTAACAAAATCCTTTGCCATTCTTGGAAAGATGATGACATTCTCCCTCAAGGTCATCAGATTGGCTTCAGGTCCACTGAACACCAAATCGACAGTTTGGGCTGTGTGACGTGGCGAGGAAAGATCTAAAAATGTTCAAGCCAAGTTCCTGTGCCATCAACGTCTGTTCTTACTGTGGACCTCACAGCAGGAAAACTCAGTCATCAATCCTATCTTCATGaatgctttgggtgtcttggTGTACAGGAGCGAAACGTTGACCCTCAGGGGCTCATTTACTGTCTGACCATTCTTGGGGGCAAAATGGCAGGACAAAGGTCTCATCACTCCTCGGTCCCGAAAGCGAGGCTTGTCTCCGGCCCTGTTTATTTCCTCCATATTTGGCACTCTGTGACCTTTTACCTGGGCTGGCATGATAAATGAGACAGACGCGACACCGGCGGCATCAGCAAACTGGCCCCCAGTGGCAATTAGTGGGTTTCTCAGCTACTGTCCGACGCTCTCCCACTGTGAGGAAACTCCCTGACCACCCAAAAGCCCCCATCCCACTTCTCTGACATCCGGGCCACTGTGGCTTTGTCCCGTTTTCCACGGCGTTTTCCAGAAGCAGTGTTGAAATACAGTGTTAAACTGTCGGAGGGGTGGGACGGACACGGCGTACCTGAAGAAGGCGTCATGGGGGCAGCTACGAGGCCGTTAACATTGAAAGTCGCCATTTGCTGCATCTGAGCGGCGGCGATGGCAGCCATGGGGTTCAGGTAGGTTCCCTGGGCGGCCGCCATGAGAGCCGCCTGCTGCTGCATCATCTGCTGCAAGATCCAGAAGACGTGCACCATAAGTGTAACAACACGGCTCATGTAAAGCCACCAGTAAAATCACGAAGGCATCGGAAGAGTCCGGAATACCCAGAAACATTCCCCTGCTAATCTAAGCTCATTCAGACGTGTGCCTAGTACAGCCAAATACAAGTTACTCAAGTACGGCCTGTCGGACGTGGAAGCATGGCTTACAAAGACCCCATCAGTAAGTGAGGAGCATCCCCTTCATACTTTGGATTTGTAGAAGGATGTCAAAGACACCCAATGTGAACAAGATGCCAAGAGGTTGTTAAGATAACTTTGTGTTCCTGCACTAATTCCCTTTCTTTTTAGGATTCTGCTCATTACTGCCAGGCTGATTAGCAAGCTGACATACAAAGAAAACCTTCTTTGAAAAGCAAGTTTGTCTAGAACTGAAAGATATGattctcttcatatattaatatgcAAACCCCTCATGATGTTGTCTACATGTGCCTGTCACTTCATAGGAGACATTACAAGAGCCCCATTctacaatatatgtataacgtCTGTTCATTTGGTCGATGCTTAAGCCCAACAGACGCGAAGAGCTCCAGGACCAGACCTGCCCACCCCGGACTTACAGCATGAGTGTAGGCCCCGTAAGCTCCAAACTGCACAGTCATGGGGCTGAAGATGCCAAGCTGACCGGCCATCTGGTGCATCCTGCGCAGAGTTCGCTCCTTATCCGTGTCCGCGAACTTAACCACCAGGCTGGATGAGGCCCCCTGGAGGGAGACACACACAGCATGGTGACCGATGAGTCTGCACACTTCAAGA
Coding sequences within it:
- the LOC125705923 gene encoding CUGBP Elav-like family member 4, producing MATVTANGVQQENGFSTMNSAGRMNGLTIGQNTIPMKDHDAIKLFIGQIPRNLEEKDLKPLFEEFGKIYELTVLKDRFTGMHKGCAFLTYCARESALKAQSALHEQKTLPGMNRPIQVKPADSEGRGEDRKLFVGMLGKQQGEEDVRRLFETFGQIEECTILRGPDGASKGCAFVKFSSHAEAQAAINTLHGGQTMPGASSSLVVKFADTDKERTLRRMHQMAGQLGIFSPMTVQFGAYGAYTHAQMMQQQAALMAAAQGTYLNPMAAIAAAQMQQMATFNVNGLVAAPMTPSSGTSTPPGINATAVPSIATPIGVNGFSALPPQTNGQPTSEPIFSNGIHPYPAQSPTVADPLQQAYAGVQHYAAAYPAAYAPISQAFPQQPAIIPQQQREGPEGCNLFIYHLPQEFGDAELTQMFLPFGSVISAKVFVDRATNQSKCFGFVSFDNPSSAQAAIQAMNGFQIGMKRLKVQLKRPKDANRPY